In Nocardia yunnanensis, one DNA window encodes the following:
- a CDS encoding ROK family protein, with product MRDGEDVPLTVGIDVGGTNIRASVVDGSGEVLDTVTAPTPHSARALEDGLARAVRELSGRHAIGAVGLAVAGFVDEDRATVRFAPHLPWEDAPVAQRLTDRLGLPVILEHDANAALWAEYRFGAAAGGRNVVLVAIGTGIGAALLINGQLYRGSYGVAPELGHLTVVPNGRACPCGKRGCWERYCSGTALVDTALELLATDPQRSTLLARESGRDPGSLTGRRVAGAAQDGDPVALEVLADFARWLGLGLAFVSDLFDPDLIVVAGGVGSSAPQFLDDAREHYAASITGARHRRLARIRTAQLGEAAGMIGAAELARAAVLVSQNGVAAHR from the coding sequence ATGAGGGACGGTGAGGATGTGCCGCTGACCGTAGGTATCGATGTGGGCGGCACGAACATTCGGGCCTCCGTGGTGGACGGGTCGGGCGAGGTGCTCGACACCGTGACCGCCCCGACCCCGCATTCCGCGCGCGCCCTCGAGGACGGCTTGGCCCGCGCGGTGCGGGAGCTGAGCGGCCGGCACGCCATCGGCGCGGTCGGCCTGGCGGTCGCCGGGTTCGTGGACGAGGACCGCGCCACCGTGCGCTTCGCCCCGCATCTGCCGTGGGAGGACGCGCCGGTCGCGCAGCGGCTCACCGACCGGCTCGGGCTGCCGGTGATCCTCGAGCACGACGCCAATGCGGCGCTGTGGGCGGAATACCGCTTCGGCGCGGCGGCGGGCGGGCGCAATGTGGTGCTGGTGGCCATCGGCACCGGCATCGGCGCGGCCCTGCTGATCAACGGGCAGCTGTATCGCGGAAGCTACGGTGTCGCACCGGAACTCGGGCATCTGACGGTGGTGCCGAACGGCCGCGCCTGCCCCTGCGGCAAGCGGGGCTGCTGGGAAAGGTATTGCAGCGGAACGGCGCTGGTGGACACCGCGCTCGAACTGCTGGCCACCGATCCGCAGCGCTCGACCCTGCTGGCCCGCGAATCCGGCCGCGACCCGGGTTCGCTGACCGGCCGCCGGGTGGCGGGCGCGGCCCAGGACGGGGACCCGGTCGCCCTCGAGGTGCTGGCCGATTTCGCGCGCTGGCTCGGCCTCGGACTGGCTTTCGTCAGTGACCTTTTCGACCCGGATCTGATCGTGGTCGCCGGCGGCGTCGGCAGTTCGGCCCCGCAGTTCCTCGACGACGCGCGCGAGCACTACGCGGCCTCCATCACCGGGGCCCGGCACCGCCGCCTCGCGCGCATCCGCACCGCCCAGCTCGGTGAGGCCGCGGGCATGATCGGCGCGGCCGAGTTGGCCCGCGCGGCAGTGCTGGTCAGCCAGAACGGGGTCGCGGCGCATCGCTGA
- a CDS encoding ArsA family ATPase: protein MFQPPDPVYSPGFGSARPGFGGVEHGRASAWTAAAAPPPQSGGPAPALDVIEVDSLALLEDRFRQVLLMVSGAGHEHGFDLGALDPAELTGLPGVQELLALLEITQFAKDGRWDAIVVDCPPSADMLRIVTAPDTLLGYVERVWPAHARTFEAIGTDFRKAVLAVTVEQIVQAVSEARDLLADRTRTGARLVTAPEQVAVAESARVRSAAALLGLRLDAVLVNKVLPELPPPGPAGPSHPAVQWYFNRRGEQLDVVGRLRERLRGVAVRVVGHAGAEPVGLSSLAALSYAVDASGDWVGGPPIPMLGTDADGVLPVPAEPMVRLESGAGVHSVFAMRMHLPVVDPSTLRLGRVEDDLIVGADGVRRRLRLAPVLRRCTVETAELDGDQLVIRFRPDPQVWPK from the coding sequence GCCCGGATTCGGAAGTGCTCGACCGGGATTCGGCGGTGTCGAACACGGCCGCGCGTCCGCGTGGACCGCGGCGGCCGCCCCGCCGCCGCAATCCGGCGGTCCCGCACCGGCGCTCGATGTGATCGAGGTGGATTCGCTTGCGCTGCTGGAGGACCGGTTCCGGCAGGTGCTGCTCATGGTGTCCGGGGCCGGGCACGAGCACGGGTTCGACCTGGGCGCATTGGATCCCGCCGAACTGACCGGACTGCCGGGCGTGCAGGAGCTGCTCGCGCTGCTCGAGATCACCCAGTTCGCGAAGGACGGCCGCTGGGATGCGATCGTGGTGGACTGCCCGCCGTCGGCGGACATGCTGCGCATCGTCACCGCGCCGGACACGTTGCTCGGGTACGTGGAACGGGTATGGCCCGCGCATGCGCGAACATTCGAGGCGATCGGTACCGACTTCCGCAAGGCGGTGCTGGCGGTGACCGTGGAACAGATCGTGCAGGCCGTGAGCGAGGCTCGCGATCTGCTGGCGGACCGGACCCGCACGGGCGCCCGGCTGGTGACCGCTCCCGAGCAGGTGGCGGTGGCGGAGTCGGCGCGGGTGCGGTCGGCGGCGGCGCTTTTGGGCTTGCGGCTGGACGCGGTGCTGGTCAACAAGGTGCTGCCGGAGCTGCCGCCTCCCGGCCCGGCCGGGCCGTCGCATCCGGCGGTGCAGTGGTATTTCAACCGGCGCGGTGAGCAACTCGACGTGGTGGGCCGGCTGCGGGAGCGGCTGCGCGGCGTCGCGGTGCGGGTGGTGGGCCACGCCGGGGCCGAACCGGTGGGCCTGAGTTCGCTGGCGGCGCTGTCCTACGCGGTGGACGCGAGTGGTGACTGGGTGGGCGGGCCGCCGATCCCTATGCTTGGCACAGATGCGGACGGTGTGCTGCCCGTCCCCGCCGAGCCGATGGTGCGACTCGAGTCGGGTGCGGGCGTGCACTCGGTGTTCGCGATGCGCATGCATCTGCCGGTGGTCGATCCGTCGACCCTGCGGCTGGGACGAGTGGAGGACGATTTGATCGTGGGAGCGGACGGGGTCCGGCGACGCTTGCGGCTGGCCCCGGTATTGCGGCGGTGCACGGTCGAGACCGCCGAACTCGACGGCGACCAGTTGGTCATCCGCTTCCGGCCCGACCCGCAGGTCTGGCCGAAATGA